In Anopheles bellator chromosome 2, idAnoBellAS_SP24_06.2, whole genome shotgun sequence, the genomic stretch ACAATCGTTGACCTCATTCCACACGTCACGATCACGAATTCGAGCGCAAACGAGCCCGAGACCGGTTCGGCCAGCTGTGCCACCATTATGCTGCGCGCTTTATTTGTAGCACTTATTGCAAGTGCTGCAATCCGCTACTGTTGGTCCCGAAGTGTTTTGCTATtcagcgcaacaaaaaaaacaaacggttgATGAAGTCCTGCACTAATTAGCTCTAGAGGGTCCGCTTCGGCTACCGAGTTGGTTTGTGTAACGACCTGCCCGCGAGTGTTCCATTTTAGCGGACCCCCCCCGTAGGCCTAATAAGTGCCCCTCAACAATACGTTATTAGCATGAACAGGCGGTGAACTAATATTTGCATAGGAAACGAGGAACTAGTTCTGATTAGCGATCGGACCGCACAAGGTTGCGGAATCAAGCAAGTTTCAAGTTCCATTGATTTTCCGCTCCGTGTTTGGCTTCCGCTCTTCACTTCATTAACATGCGAGCTTAGTACGTAGTGCGAACATGGTCCAATAATCACAACATCAAAAAACTGTAGATAGGAATCTAGAGATTCAACCAAGAGCTTCAGACTTAAGGAAAGCGATATGGCAATTGTAAAGGTGATTATCGATTATGTAGAGCCGCCCTTGAAACactaacaaaaaaacggatatAAAGCCAATAAATCCATCTTGCAGTTGTGAGAAAACCTGAGTTTTTTATCAAAGTGGCGCAAAATCGGTCGATAATTTAGGAGAGAAGCATTTATTCCTTTACACTGGCCAAATAGAACTGATCAAACAAACGATTACACACCTGCCGGCTGGAACATTCATCACCATGCAAGCCACCCGACAGCAGGATCCACCTGCTTCGGAATTGATTTAGAGCCGCCAAACCCACCGCTTAACAACAATTGCCCAAATGACACGACTGATCAGACGATCAGTCTCCTGCGCGGTCTCGTGGGAGGAGAAGCAATCAGTTCCAAAACCAGGACCCCAAAACCTGGCGCGAGCCCTAACAACACCCAACCTTCTCACTTTCTTgtcaaaaccgaaccgaagcatCCGATTCCCCGagaaacccaaaaaggccGACCGGTGCAAGGTttgtccggtggtggtgctcctAACATAGGCATTGCATGTTCGCTGACACTCTCCAGCTCCGGCTCCAGCACCTTTGCTGCTCCGTAAAACCACCCGGCCCGACGACGACATGACACGCGATCCGGAACCCTGGCTCTGAGGCTCCTTCGTAGGCGCGCTAGGCGCGCGAGAGTAAGATCTCACtaatcatttttattatgaGCCGGTCAAGCCGGTGCGATAAATGTGTTATGGATTTTCAACGCCTctcaaccgaaccgaaccaagcCGGGGCCCCTTTGCGTGGCCCGTGCCCTagccgatcggtggtgggtgatgatgctttatgctgcggccTGTTATGCACCGTGGCCAAAGTGACCACGGGAACCCCGAGGAACGTGGCGTAGATTATCTTTATTTATATACGCACTGATATATGGAAACACCTTTGGATTCCTGTTTTGGTCTCTTCctcgtctcgctcgctcgctccctcgTTGCATGTTGCATTTTAGtgcgcatcgtcgtcgccgtcggtgcaTCTTCTTCCCGATGCCCGATGTAAACTAATTAATTATTGTCGGTTGTTGGTTCATCCGCTCGTTTGTACGTTTAAgctgcgtttgttttgtcttttccgtttccctcCTTCATTTATCCATGTTCTTCCCCTTCTTTTAGTTTCTTCCTCTTGCGTATCGCTTTTTTACAGGTTTTCCTGATTGCTTTACGCGCCTTTTTGTTTCTCCGCGCGCGTTTCTCGGCTACCAGGCGATCGCGAGCTTCGAATGGTGGACGGGCATCGATGCGTGTGCGAACGGGCAAAGGGCCCAAGGAATGAAGGTGTCGGacggccgacggacggaaaggaaatttatatTTCTCACTTTTCGATGAGGAATTAGCTGTTGAAGGTTCAACTGCGTTACTGCGTTGTTCTTGATTTCTCGGGCTCGTTTCGCTGTGCCGAAGTGCATCGCTCGAAGGCAAATTGGCCCGTTTACTGTCTTGCGCCCGCCCGGCTCCCCGCCGCCCGACGTCCCGGACCGTCCGCCAACTCTCGAGGCGGGCCGGCAAGACAACATTTCGTCGCGCGTTAATAGCTACTGTCAATTATGCATGTCGCACATACAGTCGCAGACCCGTCGCTTGTACGTGCCCGGACCTCcgtcgcacgcacgcacgcacgaacgtGTGATTCATTTCGTGTAGTGTCAGACGACATCAAAACATGCAACCGAGACCCATAGACCAACGGGGTGCCGAAGGGTCGAGACGAGATGGGTAACCGCGGCACCCGTGCCCGTGGTCTGGGCCCGGTCGGAATCGGTGCACTAATTGGAATTTTCGTACGCACCGAGACGCATTACAACACACTCTCGTCAAGTGAACAGTGTGGTGGTTTCGGGTAGCCGAGAATCGCTTTCGAACTTTCGCGCCTCACGAGCCACCGAGGTGGTGCGAATGACTCGGAGCcaccccggtgcccggtgctccACGGGTGCAATACATTAGCCAACATAATTACCGTGCGTGTTTCGCACCGGGCTAAGGATAGGGTCCGGTATCGAACCAGCCGGGCGGCCGCGCTTAATTGTAAATAATCTATGAAGTAGTCAGCCGCAAGAAGCctcttttaaattttaataacgATTGCGAATAATGACAACGTTCTTTAGCCGAGGCAGTGAATCGGTTAATTGTACGTAGCTTAAGGTTTAATTAACGTATTAAAGTAGAAAGTTCGCAGGCAGCTTACTTTTGCATAATTCTTTCTACACGAACTTTCGTTTTGAGCCCCAAAACAACTTCATAGCTCTACtcccaataaaaaaaatatttttacttCAATGAAAGAGCAGCCtctattttttaaacaattattaAACTGCCGAGGAAACGTATTATGATCAAATAAACAGCACCTTTACTAGTAAAACAACTGTTTTGTATTAAGTATCTCTTCTTATCCAtctacaaccgccgagcggaCTTgacctgcaccagagacaatatTAGTTGCTGTTGGTTcctgtaacggtgtgttttacGCCGGTGTGGTTTTACGCCATGTGAGCTACCGGTGGATAACGATTACTTTAATAATCAAAACGAGAAGTCTCTTTAAAAATGTTGACTACATAAAATTGCTTGACTTCTGAGTACCTCCTCAGTACACCAAAAGGGAATTGCtgaacaaatttaaatatccTGTAAATAGTTCCAACCTAGCGACCTTTACCATTCTTGCTTTTGGCACAGTCTTTGTGACATAAACATTGGTCCACGACCTGCTTCCGATAAGGACTTTCAACTGTTTGCTGCCGATAAACCACAGAAGTCCGCACTCGAATGACGGAAGAAGCTTCAGCTTGttaaaaaaaggggttttaaGTAACAAAAGCAAACCTTTCGAATGAGTTTTCATGACTTCGCATACCCAACTGGGggataaattaaaaactgtTGAACAATTTCTGCTATTCAAGAGTTTTAGCTTGCAATCGAAGAGCAGTTCTTTTcaccttttttcccatttgctCCCTTTCGAATTCTCTGTTGTCTGTACACGATGGTTGTGTTGgttcaaggtttttttttctgcatattgatattgatttcatttttgcaaAATATAACCGTTCAACGAAAATAGGGCAATTCGGCGCGGAAGCTACTCAAAGCCATCGGTATCGGCCAGATCGAGGGCATTGCGACGGTACGGCGAGgcacaaatcaacaaacccTGTTCTGTAGGTCAGGTTCGCCGTTATCGAGCGGGTCGGGGTCCGTGGCGCAATGCCGCTCGCCGATCGACCTACCGCCTacctctcggtctcggtgagCTGTCCTTAGTCCATTAAACTGCTTCTTGGTAGCAGAGTAAGCTTCTATCGCAAACCTACGCGGACTGTCGAAAAAAGAATCGCCCGCTTCCCACGTAGATACGAATCCTGACACGGTGTTGCCTTCGGATGACAGTAAGTAAGTGACGCTCGGCTTTCTTCCGGGCGCGCGAGCAACAATCGCTCCCGTGCTGTCCCCTGTCACCCTATGGTAATGTGACCTCGGTCATGCCTCATTGTCGGCCCATCAGGGCCGCCGTGTTTGCGTCCCAccctcggccccggcccggcccggcccaaggCGGAAGATTTATGGAATTTTAAATGGAACGAAATGAGAACGAAacccaccgccgtcgccgtagcTTGTCTCGTTACACGCTCAATTATTGACTTCGGGCGGCTAATTCTGCATTCCGTGTTTCACCGCATGTCAGCAGCTACGCCGCTGCCGACATGTCGCAAAAGGGAccagccgcccgcccgcccgccgccgaCACCCGACGGATGATGTTCCCAAACATTGAATTATGTCCTATCGTGCATGGCGCGCACGGCGCGTTTGCGTGCCGCTGGTTCGAGCGGGGTTCGGTTCCTTCTGGCGTGGCGTTGCGATGTCTTACTTTCTCCGTTAtgattttccattcttttttaTGCGTTTCACGGTGGTCTCGCTCGTATGCAGATGCGCACGGtcctcacgcacgcacgctaAGAGCCATCTCCAAACTGCACACCCAATTAGTGCTTCTCATTGGCCACCGTGCAACGGCTCGCACTCACGCCGAATACTTAGATTTGTGTGTGGCCATTTTAAGGACATGTAAAACAACACCACTTGCTGCAAACGGAGACCACTTTCGGTAATTCCGGCACGGCGCAAATGCGGATCCGATTCCGCTTTCTTTTCGGCACTCTCTTTGATCGTTCCCGCGAGCGCTTGGCCGAGCAACTGTCCGCCGATTGATGTCGGCGGAAGGCGACAGTTTGTCTGCCGTTAGTAGAAAGATGCAGGTCAATTGAGAGTGTATGACGAATCGCTAAAGTTTGCTTCGAGGCGATgtgaaaaaagagaagaaCTACCGTGGCCAAAAAACAACGAGCAATCGGTTATAACTTGAAAActctttatttattctgccaacgtttttttccagttttcaaaacatgccGCAAAGCATTCTTCCGGTAGAGCCAACAAAGCGTTCTTCGTTTCTATCTCTTCTATAAATTCAAAACGATGTCCTCGGAGCAGCCGCTTCAGTGAAGCcaatagccagaagtcaccTGGTGCTAAGTCAGACGAATACGGCGGTCCCGGAACGATATGGGTCAAGTTTGtgacgaaatgatcacgaaaatgttgGCTACACTCGGCATTTCCCTTTCTTGAGGCCCAAATGGTCACTCAAAATGCAttccactgatcctttcgatattccaacaacGTCAATACAATCCAATTCGCTTTCCCGGCATTCTTTGAACAATTTTTACCTCTTAAAAAGCTCTTTCGATAGAGTTTGCTCACCGAAGACCTTCTGCgacattttcaacctttttggcaATAGAAATTTCATCCCGTACACAATATTTAATGGAACTAGGTTGTTGAACAGTTTCTGACATTAAAAAGAACGAAGAATTCAGTTTGAACTGTTTACAATAGGACCCGTATCGAAAAACAGTATTAGTATTTGGCAACAGTATTAGATTCAAAGTTTACATAATTTACACTATACAGACCACGAGTTTATCGAAATACGTAGCGTTTTCGACAGTCGGTTTTTGTATATCCGAGCCCATATAGCCACGACCGACACAAACGACCATCCAGGAGACTACAATTGAAGAATATTGGTGTCAATTGAACATTTAGCTCAACTCGTTAATGAAGTGACGGCGGTTAAGGTTCCGGAAGCTGTTGTCGAATCGAGTTCAACCACTTGCGGCAAACAATGATGGATCATTAAAATCAAAAACGCTTCATTAAAACCGTTGCCCATGAAATTGCGCCCATCCTCCGGTGGCCTCGGTTCCCTAGCCGAGGACCACCAACCATTTTCGGACGAGACACAGTGTGCCCTCCTTCCCACCCCGGTGTCAATCAAAATGGAAGCAAGGGGAGACACTCGTATGCCGCAGTGCAGTGTGTGTGCAGTTTGATCCTGCTCATCTGCCAGCTGTCCCTACCGTCTGACTTTGACACTCCCGATTTTCTCACATTAAACCAATTCTTctgttccggttttcggtccaCCCCAAGCGAAAGTGACGCCATGCTATCAATTAAGAGTATAAAAAAATCCTTCTTCGAATTGTAAATCCCCGCTCACGTGACGGAGCCGTCAAGCCGTTTAATCCTCGGCCGTAAGCGAACCTCTGGGACGCAACCATTTTGTGTGGCCAACCATGATGCGCTCCTTATTACCCTGGCCGATTGCCCCTATCTGGATCGCGCCCGAGTGTTGCGAGCCCGCTCGGATCCGATTAGGGCTCGGACTTTCTCGGCACGATTGGCTgcgaaataataatatttactTTGCATTCTCCACAGTTCGACGCCATCACAGGATACCCTGCGGGAACCTCCACACCACACGCTACACGGCCAGGATACTTACTGCCGGGAAACCGGGGCGCAAACACGGAACGCCCGTGCCGACTCAGGAGCCACGGGTACAGCTGGTAACTGTCGCGTGGCATGCCGCCACCGTGATGACCGTGGCCTAGATGCGCCGGATGGCCCGGGAAGCCTCCCTGGCCGGCCTGGACGTGCGCTAGGGCGGCGGCCGCCTGGAACTGGGCTGCCAGGAAGTGCTGTTGGTTGTGGGCCGCCTGCACGGCCGCCAACTCGGCCGCCCCATTGCCCAGGAACGGTGGAAGTGACTTTAGGTCGCCCAGCCCATTCCCAGCCACCGGGAAGGGCCTCACCAGCCCGGCCGGAATACCCGGCACCACGATCGGTCCACGGTTGTTGGGCCCCGGCCCTGGTGGCGACGAGGGGGAACCTCGGGGCgatcggtgatggtggccgggCTCAGAATCCGGGTCCGGCGAGAGGCGCGTCTGGGCCAGCGGCGGACTTCGACTAGAACTGCTGCTCAGATCGACCATCCCGAGCGAGGGCCGTTGATTCGGGCCCAACGGTGGTGTCCCCGTCACTCTAGGTCGCTGATGATggtaatgctgctgctgctgttgaggtAAAAACTGGAAGTGTCCGCATCCATCGGATGGTGGTCGGTTCGGGACCTCAGTCGGCTGTGGCCTCAGCCTTTCAGTAGACCGCGAGCCGGAGTAACTGCCGTCGCTGGTGGGAGAGAaagatggtggcggcggcgacgggttCACGAGCCGCCGTTGCGAACTGCCAACGATGGACTCGATGCTGAATCCAATGCGCGGTTTTTGCGTAGGCATCGCCATCACTAACACGGACGCCAGAGGCATTCTCAAACGTGGCCACACTTTCCTATCAGTCCCTTGAACGCATTCCGTCTACGTGGGCATGGCGGGTAACACTCTCGAAACGCTACTGTAAGGATAGCAGGATTTACTTTTCCTCGCTCGCAAAAcgcgcaaacaaaccaaagtGGGCTACATTATTACACCGCGAGTGGCACAAAGGCGATCCGTTCTCGATTGGCCCCGTCGGAGGTCTCGTCGCCGTTAAGCTAGTCACCACCAAAAATACAGGCACACCGGAGGGTCGAACTACATTTTCGCACGCTCctcgcacacacgggcgcacACGTCTGCTGGAGTCCGCGCGCAACGGAGCGCAACGATCCGCGCGCGTCCTTATGGTTTACGGTCGCGTTGCTCTGCCACGTCAAAAAAGGCTGCAGCACCGGCAAACGAACAGCACCAAATTATGCTACAAACAACCGGCAGCAGAGTCGCCGCGGAAAGAGACAACACTTGGCACACCGCTGATTGCCCGGCGGGGAGCTAGGGCCCCGCGTCCCCGTACGACCGCAACCCTTTCGGTAGCGCGTGGAGCACCCATTTACTTTACGAACGAAGGTTTTTACGAAGGCGGCGCTCCACATTCGACGAGCGTTGAGCACATAATGTTGACGCCACCGGCCCCATCCGTCGCACGTcatcacgcacacaaacgcgcaGGCAGGCTTCGGCGCATTTGGCGGGTTGCCACAGCAACGGCGGAGTGTTGCTACGAACTAACCCCACGCAACCGCGAGAATGAAGTACCATTAGCGGGCTCGCGGATTACgatacactctctctctctctggagcCACGAGCAAGCGACCCACACACTCAAACCGAACCCGTGTATCGGAATTGGCGCGCCGCGGGCTCCCCTTTTCACTGGGACAGGATTCCTTTCGTAAAGCACGCGTGGCTTTAATAGAGTTTAGCAACTGCCAGCGCGATCCGTGGCGTGTCCTTCGGATTCCCGTTTGATTAACGTCGAATTCGGAGCCGAGCGATCGGTTTGCGCGATCAGTTATCAGCGAGCAAAACGGAAATGATACATCCGAAATCATGGCGTAAACGTTGGGTTTTCAATGTACTGCACTTTTATCCGTCTGCAAATTACTGGGTCACGGTCAGAGGTCAGAGCCCCCTATCTATCAGCACCCTAGCGCCCGCTATCAGTGAGTGTGCTTACAATTGATTATCGCTATAATTAGTGTTGTTCGAAATGGCGAATTTGATGTTATTTTTGAGTTTACAGTTTCGGCGAACAgtaaacttaaaaataacaccaaaTTATATTAAATACAACGCTTTTTATCATACTTTGCTCATCTCCATATAAAAGCACTCTTCGATCTGGAGTAATCTACGCCccaattcgagcagttcaaaTGTCAACACGATGGCCTGAATAGCTAGGTCAATGTAAACAAAGCAATTTTGTACATATTGCATACGCTTCTCGTCGGATCTAAAATATTACCAAATCGTATGTGTTGTACAgtgttatttgttttgtggtccattctatggttggtttggtttggtttggtttaaTGGTTGGTGGTTTGGTACAATGGTTTAATTTCACGCTAACCTATTCGAGAAAGCCCTGTGCACTGTTCGACAGTGGAGCAATACTACcattactttttattattactctGATCCTTGCTATATTTTCCTAAAGCGCTTCCCCTCCTTTGTAGGTAATGTGCAAAAATTTCGTGCAAACATGTGCTCGTCCTTACTATCAGGCTTATCGTGCCACCTTTTATCACGTTACTACTCGTAGGTGTAGAGCCCGATAGCACTTAGTCTCTGAATCGGCctgcttcctgtttttttactTCAGATCTCTCGTGTGCTGCTAAAACTAAAAGCTAAAACTGCAGACGACGAACTGTAACACCCTTTTTCTAATCCGCAGATGTCAGATGAGCGAAGGAAGGAGCCACTGTGAAGGAAATATGTATCCGGACGAGGACATTTACCACGGTGACAGCAATTCGGAGCTGGAACCAGATCTCTTGGAGGCTCAGCGCTCTGCCGGGAAACCCCGGGAGGTCTTTACTGGCACCGCGGCTTTGGTTAGTATTTTTGCAgtagtaattattatttacgcTTGtcttttgtttattatttacatttatcattttcatttctatcaTTTGCAGAGGACGGACTGCGGACCAATTACACCAACGGAAGCGGCGCCACACATGTCGACATAGACATACACGTTGATGAGATGCCACTTTATAAAAATCCGTCACAGGTATCTTGGACCATCCTGGGGATGGTTCAGGATCCGGTGCAACAGACAGAGCCGTTTGTGATCGGCACCTATACAGGAGCGAAGTGGCCCCAACGGATGCGTGATTTTCTCCGTCCGTTAGTTGAAGAGGTAAATTCGTTGTATGGACAAAACTTCGCCATAAATGGGGCCTCCGTTAAGTTTGACGGATTCAACACTGATCACAGAGCACTGTGCTTAATCAAAGGTAAGAATttacgggacgggacgggaattGACGGGAATCATTGCCAGATTTATCAtaatgagttttttttttttcagaagtCCAAGAAGGTTCGCAACTGGCTTGCCACAAGTGCGAAGCCATTGGCTGGCAGGAGCAGGAGAAGGGTATGGTGTACCCCATCGAAAAGGGTGCACCGAGAAACGACGCAGGTTTCCGACAGCTCCTATACTTTGGCCACCACAAGGAAGAGCTCGTTGGCGAGGGCGACAACCAGAGGATGGTCCCAATCCGACCGGCTTTGCTTGACATCGCCGATATCGACATGGTACAGGACTTCCGGATCGGCGATGAAGAGCATCTTCTACACACAGGTATCATGGCCAAATTGTTACATAATGTCATGAAGGGAAATGGTAGTGAGATTTTGCCGATAGAAGACAGAAAACTAGACAGAAAACTAGAAAACTAGACAGTTGCGGAACCAATTTTAACCAATTTCTATCCTTGTACAAGGAGAAATTCGACCAAATAAGTTATAAGTTTCATTGCCTGACTCATCTGGTGGATGAGGTCACACGATTTGGGCCGTTGAAGAGAAATTCGTGCCGGCCATTCGATAAGATGCTGAACTCCCTCCGGCACGTTGTGGACAGGCAGCAATCGGCCCTTGACCAGATAAGTAGTACATTGCTTCTCCGGGAAGCTGCTTTCCGGAAGTCGGGAAACGCGATTAATTTCCCTTTTGTAAGtaataaacaaagaaacggCACGTATCATAGAGTCCACGGAGCCAAACGGAGCTGTATAACATAATATGCGAAGAAAACTTACCGAAGGAGCTAAATGTACTTAAATCCTTAGACAACACTAGAACACTTAACTCCCCCATTGAGTATCCCTTGCAGGATATTCTCTGCAAATTGGTGATGCTCCCGGCAGGACCAAACGAAATCCATAGAACACTAAGTAATAATAAGTAGTGATCAGTCGAATAATAAGTGATAATCAATAATATAAAATCTCAAATactcaaataaaaatactaaaataaatataaatatataaatatatatatttatatatgtataaatatatatgtatatataatGTAAACTCAAAAAGACGGAATTAGTAGGCGGAACTACGGTCTCGTTCGACCAATCATCGTGGCCGGTACATAANNNNNNNNNNNNNNNNNNNNNNNNNNNNNNNNNNNNNNNNNNNNNNNNNNNNNNNNNNNNNNNNNNNNNNNNNNNNNNNNNNNNNNNNNNNNNNNNNNNNNNNNNNNNNNNNNNNNNNNNNNNNNNNNNNNNNNNNNNNNNNNNNNNNNNNNNNNNNNNNNNNNNNNNNNNNNNNNNNNNNNNNNNNNNNNNNNNNNNNNGCATCCTTTAACGCGAAGGTGACGGGTGTgtatttgctttatttattatatattattaGAAGCTTGTTAAAAGTTCATTCCATAATTGCTCTCGCTCGGTtatttggtgttttattttcgttattATCGCAATTTGCTCTTTCTTGGCCAACGGTCGGCCAAGCTTGATTACGAGGAGCTCTCCCGAGGAACACAGCCGCGCTAAAGTGAACGGAGAAACGCGCAAGGACTCGCCGGCAAATGGCGGATCGATTGTAGCGGCACGCTGCCAACCGTAATTTCAGGATCACGAAGCCACGGAGTCCGCCCGGAGGCGCAAACCTGAGGCTGCGGTTCGACGCGTGAAACGAATTTCGCTCACTCGTTTATCACCCCGTATAgcgcttttccgtttcccgacTGCGACTGATTTTTCACAAACCGTGCAAGGCTGGCCCGGAGAATTGCTTTCGATTATTTTGCTACCACGGCGAAAGTGGATCCGATTATACgcatcattcattcattcttAAGTCAATAGTGCGCGATGCTGGGAATATCGAATAATCGGtgatcgattgattggcagctttttaaacaaataataaatttataaataaacatttaaataaacaaaaaaacaataaccgaACATTCAATGCCATGGAAATCCGGACAATGCTTAGTTACTCAACTATTCCACACTTCAAGCAATCGAATGCTATTTAAATGTTGTAAGGTTAATCAACAGAAACAAATTGATGGTGACACTTCCAAAACACACTATTCAAAAAGTTGTGCGcttcaataagaaaaacacaattttatgctttattgCACTTTATTGTTCAGCCTTGTACTGAATctccaatacgatatcctgcattttttctacgatttcaagtgttgtgtCTGTCTTAGGGCGtctttgacgtggatcgtctttaaggcttgtacgaccacgcTTAAATCTTTCCCATCTTtctactgtactaattgaaggaaaagagtccttatacactttcaacattcgttcataaatttcctttgcatttaaatttaaaaaaagatcagtgcacgatacttgatttgtGACACTTCGATAGTAAATAACTTGTAATAAAAGAATTaaatgatcgattgaaatgaaattgcaCATAGGGTcagtgtaccaacataacaaaacaatattAGACTCGTAGCAAACGGCTGAATAatcgaggctccgaacttattgaacaacccagtgacATGTTATTCCTCGCTAAAAATGTTCCCATCGTCAAACCAAACCGTTTTCGTATTTAGTGACCACAGCCTACATTAAACCCACCGTTTCGAATCTGTTCTCATGCTCAGGAAGAAGGACCGACTTTCGGCGAATTGTCAACCCACGCAACAAACTGTCTGCTAACGCCACAGTCACACTGTCTACGCCACCTGAACCCGCAATGTCTCCCAGGAATCAGATAGTACCCTCTCGGGGCTGCATTCTTTGTCCTCTCGCTCCCATCGCATCCTTCGAttccgaaccgatcgaagtTATTGgattgaccaccaccacagtgcCCAGGCAGCACCTGAGGGCA encodes the following:
- the LOC131207379 gene encoding homeotic protein empty spiracles-like, producing the protein MPLASVLVMAMPTQKPRIGFSIESIVGSSQRRLVNPSPPPPSFSPTSDGSYSGSRSTERLRPQPTEVPNRPPSDGCGHFQFLPQQQQQHYHHQRPRVTGTPPLGPNQRPSLGMVDLSSSSSRSPPLAQTRLSPDPDSEPGHHHRSPRGSPSSPPGPGPNNRGPIVVPGIPAGLVRPFPVAGNGLGDLKSLPPFLGNGAAELAAVQAAHNQQHFLAAQFQAAAALAHVQAGQGGFPGHPAHLGHGHHGGGMPRDSYQLYPWLLSRHGRSVFAPRFPGNYLLPFRKPKRVRTAFSPSQLLKLEHAFENNHYVVGAERKTLAQALGLTETQVKVWFQNRRTKHKRMQQEEDAKSGDGARGGSGGDGRRSPGSPAGNCDDDDDDDDDEDELIDMEMDDECPSDDDEDEGR